In a genomic window of Aquila chrysaetos chrysaetos chromosome Z, bAquChr1.4, whole genome shotgun sequence:
- the LOC115336916 gene encoding maestro heat-like repeat-containing protein family member 6 — MPFFPPARVLRREAPACCASLSAQALRGLRACQDMGTMAVFVELLDDDDFERVDGDTLHVLRFHLRSESLALRRMAVTSLATLSGRPEKAATLRGLLPEVTQRLQDDDCGIRTAALTVLRNTLCLADRQTAVPIALQLLAALLPLFENESSSVREHSILLCRDAVDVAVGTHAKQGKKEVRRSLMPLFFHLHDEDHSVAQASREALLGAAKLLKRRQLRKLLETEQTWRVAERLLAENSSRAEEYVEQSLPYLQSPQEPLREAAVRFLGLAGQRLRDGHQEKLQVICEALQGKANDSSPSVSSLALQTLRMLGTAVEEPASGFSLRALRYRFRRACRRTTRAPGDAWLCCRSCVQS, encoded by the exons atgccttttttccccccggCCAGGGTGCTGCGGCGTGAAGCGCCGGCCTGCTGCGCCTCCCTGTCCGCACAGGCGCTCCGAGGTCTCCGGGCCTGCCAGGACATGGGCACCATGGCCGTCTTCGTCGAG CTCCTGGACGACGACGACTTTGAGCGCGTCGACGGCGACACCCTGCACGTCCTCCGGTTCCACCTGCGGAGCGAGAGCTTGGCGCTGCGCAGGATGGCAGTCACGAGCCTCGCCACGCTGTCTGGCAGACCCGAGAAG GCGGCGACTCTGCGAGGCCTGCTGCCAGAGGTCACGCAGCGACTGCAGGACGACGACTGCGGCATCAGGACGGCGGCCCTGACTGTCCTCAGGAACACGCTCTGCCTGGCGGACAGGCAGACGGCTGTCCCCATCGCGCTGCAGCTGCTCGCGGCGCTCCTGCCGCTCTTTGAAAAC GAGTCCAGCTCCGTGCGCGAGCACTCCATCCTCCTCTGCAGAGATGCGGTGGATGTCGCAGTCGGCACCCACGCgaagcaggggaagaaggaggtgcGGAGGAGCCTGATGCCCCTGTTCTTCCACCTGCACGACGAGGACCACAGCGTAGCTCAG GCCTCTCGGGAAGCCCTCCTTGGAGCTGCCAAGCTCCTGAAGCGGAGGCAGCTCCGGAAGCTGCTGGAGACGGAGCAGACCTGGAGGGTTGCTGAGCGCCTG CTGGcggagaacagcagcagagcgGAGGAGTACGTGGAGCAGAGCCTGCCGTACCTGCAGAGCCCACAGGAACCCTTGCGCGAGGCAGCCGTCAGGTTCCTTG GGCTCGCTGGGCAGCGGCTGAGGGATGGGCACCAGGAGAAGCTGCAGGTCATCTGCGAGG CCCTTCAAGGCAAGGCGAACGACAGCAGCCCCTCGGTCTCTTCCCTGGCGCTTCAAACCCTGCGGATGCTGGGCACTGCGGTGGAAGAGCCTGCCTCCGGATTCAGCCTGCGAGCGCTGCGCTACCGGTTCCGGAGGGCATGCAGGAGGACGACCCGCGCCCCGGGAGatgcctggctgtgctgccgCAGCTGTGTGCAGAGCTGA